In a single window of the Streptomyces sp. NBC_00353 genome:
- the glsA gene encoding glutaminase A — translation MSSAAGAVTDALCELRTRFVGVRDGEPADYIPQLAMADPEAFGLALISMDGHRYSTGETDVPFTMQSVSKPFVYALALSELGLDGVSRWVNAEPSGEAYNAISLEPGTGRPDNAMVNAGAIVTTALIPDTADAPRFDRILDCLSRFAGRQLDVDEAVYASEVATGDRNRALAYLIRSAGPLPVDPVGAVETYFRQCSVRVTTLDLAAMAATLANGGVNPLNGDVVVEEPVAAQVLAVMATCGMYDVSGDWLLRVGLPAKSGVSGGLIAAGPARFGLAAYSPRLDPTGTSVRGRIALRALSERLGLHLMHNPALAASTVTLVTTADDLPSAPTEEQERALREQVAVVAAQGALDFTAAERVLYALDESGPEETASVVLDLRQVTGIDTVARSMLRSGLARLTEGGRRTAVVDPAGHLGVTGGDPAAPRRFTSREEAVERAAREAGRPTA, via the coding sequence GTGAGCTCCGCGGCCGGTGCGGTGACGGATGCGCTGTGTGAACTGCGAACCCGGTTCGTCGGTGTGCGCGACGGCGAACCGGCCGACTACATCCCGCAGTTGGCCATGGCCGACCCGGAGGCCTTCGGGCTGGCCCTGATCAGCATGGACGGCCATCGCTACAGCACGGGCGAGACCGACGTCCCGTTCACCATGCAGTCCGTCTCGAAACCCTTCGTCTATGCCCTCGCGCTGTCCGAACTCGGACTCGACGGCGTGTCCCGGTGGGTGAACGCCGAGCCCAGTGGCGAGGCATACAACGCCATCAGCCTGGAACCCGGCACCGGCCGGCCGGACAACGCCATGGTCAACGCCGGTGCGATCGTCACCACCGCGCTGATTCCCGACACCGCCGACGCCCCGAGGTTCGACCGCATCCTCGACTGTCTGAGCCGGTTCGCCGGCCGGCAGCTGGACGTCGACGAGGCGGTGTACGCCTCCGAGGTCGCCACCGGCGATCGCAACCGCGCACTCGCCTATCTCATCCGCAGTGCGGGCCCGCTGCCGGTCGACCCGGTGGGAGCCGTGGAGACGTACTTCCGGCAGTGTTCGGTACGCGTCACCACGCTGGATCTGGCCGCCATGGCCGCGACCCTCGCCAACGGCGGTGTGAACCCGCTCAACGGTGACGTGGTCGTCGAGGAACCGGTCGCTGCGCAGGTGCTCGCCGTGATGGCGACCTGCGGTATGTACGACGTCTCGGGCGACTGGCTGCTGCGGGTGGGGCTGCCGGCCAAGAGCGGGGTGTCCGGCGGCCTGATCGCCGCGGGTCCGGCCCGGTTCGGCCTGGCTGCCTACAGCCCGCGGCTGGATCCGACCGGTACATCGGTCCGCGGGCGCATCGCGCTGCGGGCGCTGTCGGAACGGCTCGGCCTGCATCTGATGCACAATCCGGCGCTCGCCGCCTCGACCGTCACCCTGGTCACCACTGCCGACGATCTGCCGTCGGCCCCGACGGAGGAGCAGGAACGCGCCCTGCGGGAACAGGTGGCGGTCGTCGCCGCGCAGGGCGCCCTCGACTTCACCGCGGCGGAACGCGTGCTGTACGCGCTCGACGAGTCCGGGCCGGAGGAGACCGCCTCCGTGGTGCTGGATCTGCGGCAGGTGACCGGTATCGACACGGTGGCGAGGTCGATGCTGCGCTCCGGACTGGCCCGGCTCACGGAGGGCGGCCGGCGCACGGCCGTGGTCGACCCGGCCGGCCACCTCGGAGTGACGGGAGGCGACCCGGCGGCCCCCCGGCGCTTCACCTCCCGCGAGGAGGCCGTCGAGCGCGCTGCGCGGGAGGCGGGCCGCCCGACGGCCTGA
- a CDS encoding endonuclease I family protein — protein sequence MSRRHLPYRRPLLATVAAFAVLAGTAAAAPAAPVAPRTTPVATTPLATLDDTYYQDALGKTGTQLKSALHSIISVQTKISYSQVWDALKNTDQDPANSSNVILLYTGRSEPKSDNGGAVGQWNREHVWAKSHGDFGTSTGPGTDIHHLRPEDVTVNSIRGNKDFDNGGTAVSGAAGNYTDSDSFEPRDAVKGDVARMILYMAVRYEGDDAFADLEPNDQVDNGSAPNIGRLSVLKQWSQEDPPDSFEERRNDVIFDQYQHNRNPFIDHPEWVEAIW from the coding sequence ATGTCCCGTCGTCATCTTCCCTACCGGCGCCCACTGCTGGCCACCGTCGCCGCCTTCGCGGTACTCGCCGGCACCGCGGCCGCCGCACCCGCCGCGCCGGTCGCACCCCGGACCACACCGGTGGCCACGACGCCGCTCGCCACGCTCGACGACACGTACTACCAGGACGCGCTCGGCAAGACCGGAACGCAGCTCAAGAGCGCCCTCCACTCGATCATCAGCGTGCAGACGAAGATCTCGTACAGCCAGGTCTGGGACGCGCTCAAGAACACCGACCAGGACCCCGCCAACTCCTCGAACGTGATCCTCCTCTACACCGGGCGCTCCGAACCCAAGAGCGACAACGGCGGCGCCGTCGGCCAGTGGAACCGCGAGCACGTCTGGGCCAAGTCCCACGGCGACTTCGGCACCAGCACCGGACCCGGCACCGACATCCACCACCTGCGCCCCGAGGACGTCACGGTCAACTCCATCCGGGGCAACAAGGACTTCGACAACGGCGGCACCGCAGTGAGCGGGGCAGCGGGCAACTACACCGACAGCGACTCCTTCGAACCGCGCGACGCGGTCAAGGGCGACGTCGCCCGCATGATCCTCTACATGGCGGTGCGGTACGAGGGCGACGATGCCTTCGCCGACCTCGAACCGAACGACCAGGTGGACAACGGCTCCGCGCCGAACATCGGCAGGCTCTCCGTACTGAAGCAGTGGAGCCAGGAGGACCCGCCGGACTCCTTCGAGGAGCGGCGCAACGACGTCATATTCGACCAGTACCAGCACAACAGGAACCCGTTCATCGACCACCCCGAGTGGGTCGAGGCCATCTGGTAG
- a CDS encoding methyltransferase — MNRLTTSQGGFDLARFPEHPRDPFRAWDAADEYLLRQLEGIDGAEPVDLSGAVVVVGDRWGALTTVLAGHRPVQITDSYLAQRATLANLARNGDDPDTVRLLSARDTPPERIDVLLVRVPKSLALLEDQLHRLAPAVHAGTVVIGTGMVKEIHTSTLKLFERIIGPTRTSLAVKKARLIFCTPDPALARTPSPWPHRYDLPEGIGAVSGRTVVNHAGIFCAERLDIGTRFFLNHLPERSGRDRIVDLGCGNGVVGTSAALANPEATVTFIDESYLAVASAEATFRANLGTDAVADFLVGDGMADVPPGSVDLVLNNPPFHSHQATTDATARTMFHGARTALRQGGELWVVGNRHLGYHTQLRRTFGNCTTVAGDPKFVVLRAVKR, encoded by the coding sequence ATGAACCGTTTGACGACGTCACAGGGCGGGTTCGACCTCGCCCGCTTCCCCGAGCACCCGCGCGACCCGTTCCGCGCCTGGGACGCTGCCGACGAATATCTGCTGCGGCAGCTGGAGGGGATCGATGGAGCAGAGCCGGTCGACCTGTCCGGCGCCGTGGTCGTGGTGGGCGACCGCTGGGGTGCGCTGACCACCGTGCTGGCCGGGCACCGCCCGGTACAGATCACCGACTCGTACCTCGCGCAGCGCGCCACCCTGGCGAACCTCGCCCGCAACGGTGACGACCCGGACACCGTACGTCTCCTGTCGGCCAGGGACACGCCACCGGAGCGGATCGACGTCCTCCTCGTGCGCGTCCCGAAGAGTCTGGCGCTCCTGGAGGACCAGCTGCACCGGCTCGCCCCTGCCGTGCATGCCGGCACCGTCGTCATCGGCACCGGCATGGTGAAGGAGATCCACACCTCCACCCTCAAACTGTTCGAGCGGATCATCGGCCCCACCCGCACCTCCCTCGCGGTCAAGAAGGCCCGACTGATCTTCTGCACCCCCGACCCGGCCCTGGCCCGCACCCCCAGCCCGTGGCCGCACCGCTACGACCTGCCCGAAGGTATCGGCGCCGTCTCCGGCCGGACCGTCGTCAACCACGCCGGGATCTTCTGCGCCGAGCGCCTCGACATCGGCACCCGCTTCTTCCTGAACCATCTGCCCGAGCGCAGCGGCCGGGACCGCATCGTCGACCTGGGCTGCGGAAACGGGGTCGTCGGCACCTCCGCAGCGCTCGCCAACCCCGAAGCGACGGTGACCTTCATCGACGAGTCGTACCTGGCGGTCGCCTCGGCCGAGGCGACGTTCCGGGCCAACCTCGGGACGGACGCGGTGGCCGACTTCCTGGTCGGGGACGGGATGGCGGACGTACCGCCGGGCAGTGTCGACCTGGTGCTCAACAACCCGCCGTTCCACTCGCACCAGGCGACCACCGACGCCACGGCCCGGACCATGTTCCACGGGGCACGTACCGCGCTGCGGCAGGGCGGCGAACTGTGGGTCGTCGGCAACCGGCATCTCGGGTACCACACCCAGTTGCGCCGCACCTTCGGCAACTGCACCACCGTCGCCGGTGACCCCAAGTTCGTCGTGCTGAGGGCCGTCAAGCGCTGA
- a CDS encoding acyl-CoA dehydrogenase family protein: protein MHLEYTPEQQQLRAELRTYFAGLVPDNAYSRYDDPAAQKRFYRETIRRLGADGWLGVGWPAEYGGRGLSPMEQFIFFDEAAQAGVPLPLMALNTVGPTIMQFGTDEQKAYFLPKILAGEIDFAIGYSEPDAGTDLAALKTRAVRDGDEATGHYTVNGQKIWTTNGDTADWVWLAVRTDPDAPPHKGITMLLVPTGDPGYSCTLINTLASHDTTASYYENIRVPASRRVGDENKGWRLITNQLNHERVTLAAHGTMGIRALHNVQRWATDTELADGRRVIDLGWVRTRLARTHTRLDAMKLLNWQMVSAVQEGTLTPQDASAVKVYGSEARRDAYAWLMEVVGSAGPLKEGSAGAVLHGELERGYRSAVIFTFGGGNNEIQREIISWIGLGMPRVRR, encoded by the coding sequence GTGCACCTCGAATACACGCCTGAGCAGCAGCAGTTGCGCGCCGAGCTGCGCACGTACTTCGCCGGACTCGTTCCCGACAACGCCTACAGCAGGTACGACGACCCCGCCGCCCAGAAACGCTTCTACCGCGAGACGATCCGCCGCCTCGGCGCCGACGGCTGGCTCGGCGTCGGCTGGCCGGCGGAGTACGGCGGACGCGGCCTGTCCCCGATGGAACAGTTCATCTTCTTCGACGAGGCCGCTCAGGCAGGCGTGCCGCTGCCACTGATGGCCCTCAACACCGTCGGCCCGACGATCATGCAGTTCGGCACGGACGAACAGAAGGCATACTTCCTGCCGAAGATCCTGGCCGGCGAGATCGACTTCGCGATCGGCTACAGCGAACCCGACGCCGGCACCGACCTGGCCGCCCTCAAGACGCGGGCCGTACGCGACGGCGACGAGGCCACCGGCCACTACACGGTCAACGGTCAGAAGATCTGGACGACCAACGGCGACACCGCCGACTGGGTCTGGCTCGCCGTCCGCACCGACCCCGACGCCCCGCCCCACAAGGGGATCACGATGCTGCTGGTCCCGACCGGCGACCCCGGCTACTCCTGCACCCTGATCAACACCCTCGCCTCGCACGACACCACCGCCAGCTACTACGAGAACATCCGTGTCCCCGCCTCCCGCCGCGTCGGCGACGAGAACAAGGGGTGGCGGCTCATCACCAACCAGCTCAACCACGAACGCGTCACCCTCGCCGCCCACGGCACCATGGGCATCCGCGCCCTGCACAACGTGCAGCGCTGGGCCACCGACACCGAGCTGGCCGACGGGCGCCGGGTCATCGACCTCGGCTGGGTCCGCACCCGACTCGCCCGCACCCACACCCGGCTCGACGCCATGAAACTCCTCAACTGGCAGATGGTCTCCGCCGTCCAGGAGGGCACCCTCACCCCGCAGGACGCCTCCGCCGTCAAGGTCTACGGCTCCGAGGCGCGCCGTGACGCCTACGCCTGGCTGATGGAGGTCGTCGGCTCGGCCGGACCGCTCAAGGAGGGCTCGGCGGGCGCCGTCCTGCACGGCGAACTCGAACGCGGCTACCGGTCCGCCGTCATCTTCACCTTCGGTGGCGGCAACAACGAGATCCAGCGGGAAATCATCTCGTGGATCGGTCTGGGGATGCCGCGCGTGCGCCGCTGA
- a CDS encoding helix-turn-helix domain-containing protein: MTDKTTQESGGIKTFPFPTSLSVCGVGMQVGPMGPGRTWHADAPLERVHRVDFHVVMLFHGGPVRHMIDFAEYEASAGDLLWIRPGQVHRFSPTAAYRGTVLTMQPGFLPRATVEATGLYRYDQPPLLRPDAHQLAALEQSLAQLEREYVDTTTLPLSLHTAVLRHSLTAFLLRLAHLAASSAKTAHEQTDTTFTRFRDAVEKGFATNHSVSAYADALGYSRRTLVRAVGAATGRTPKGFIDKRVVLEAMRLLAHTDMPIGRIGASVGFPDAANFSKFFHQHTGTTPVAFRAEMR; the protein is encoded by the coding sequence ATGACAGACAAAACGACCCAAGAGAGTGGAGGGATCAAGACCTTTCCCTTCCCCACGAGCCTGAGCGTCTGCGGCGTGGGCATGCAGGTCGGACCCATGGGGCCGGGCCGCACCTGGCATGCGGACGCGCCTTTGGAGCGCGTGCACCGCGTCGACTTCCACGTGGTGATGCTGTTCCACGGCGGCCCCGTCAGACACATGATCGACTTCGCCGAGTACGAGGCCTCCGCCGGCGATCTCCTATGGATCCGCCCGGGCCAGGTGCACCGCTTCTCCCCCACGGCCGCGTACCGCGGCACCGTCCTGACCATGCAGCCCGGCTTCCTGCCCCGGGCGACCGTGGAGGCGACGGGCTTGTACCGCTATGACCAGCCCCCGCTCCTGCGCCCCGACGCGCACCAGCTCGCCGCCCTCGAGCAGTCCCTCGCCCAACTGGAACGCGAGTACGTCGACACGACCACGCTGCCGCTCAGTCTCCACACCGCGGTGCTCCGGCACTCCCTGACCGCGTTCCTGCTCCGCCTGGCCCACCTCGCGGCGAGTTCTGCCAAGACGGCACACGAGCAGACCGACACCACTTTCACCCGCTTCCGGGACGCGGTCGAGAAGGGCTTCGCCACCAACCACAGCGTCAGCGCGTACGCGGACGCCCTCGGCTACTCCCGCCGCACCCTCGTCCGCGCGGTGGGCGCGGCTACCGGCAGGACCCCCAAGGGCTTCATCGACAAACGCGTCGTCCTCGAGGCCATGCGTCTACTGGCCCACACGGACATGCCGATCGGCCGCATCGGTGCCTCCGTGGGTTTTCCCGACGCGGCCAACTTCTCGAAGTTCTTCCATCAGCACACCGGGACGACTCCGGTGGCGTTCCGGGCAGAGATGCGCTGA
- the tkt gene encoding transketolase translates to MSTQTPDGFPDGFEWTELDRRAVDTARLLAADAVQQVGNGHPGTAMSLAPAAYTLFQKVMRHDPADPEWTGRDRFVLSPGHTSLTLYTQLFLSGYELELDDLKAFRTHGSKTPGHPEYGHTAGVETTTGPLGQGVANAVGMAMAARYERGLFDPEAPEGDSPFDHTIWAIVSDGDLEEGISAEASSLAGHQKLGNLVFVYDDNHISIEGDTATAFSEDVLKRYEAYGWHVQRIEPSADGDIDVRALYEALTAARAETGRPSIIAMRTIIAWPAPNAQNTEASHGSALGAEEIAATKRVLGFDPEQSFQVEPEVLAHAREALDRGAEAHAAWDKQISEWRTADPEHAELFDRVVAGQLPEGWEAALPQFEAGTSVATRAASGKVLQALGGVIPELWGGSADLAGSNNTTIDGTSSFLPEGNPLPEADPYGRTVHFGIREHSMAAEMNGMALHGNTRIYGGTFLVFSDYMRNAVRLSALMELPVTYVWTHDSIGLGEDGPTHQPVEHLASLRAIPGLNIVRPADANETVMAWAEILRRHATNPAPHGLALTRQGVPTYEANPETVKGGYILRDSSAETPDVILIATGSEVQLAVAAREQLEAEGVGTRVVSMPSVEWFEEQSAEYRASVLPASVKARVAVEAGIGLTWYRYVGDAGRIVSLEHFGASADAKTLFAEYGFTAESVASAARESLAAARG, encoded by the coding sequence ATGAGCACGCAGACACCTGACGGCTTTCCCGACGGCTTCGAGTGGACCGAACTCGACCGCCGTGCCGTCGACACCGCCCGCCTTCTGGCGGCCGATGCCGTACAGCAGGTCGGAAACGGCCACCCGGGCACCGCGATGAGTCTGGCGCCGGCCGCGTACACCCTCTTTCAGAAGGTGATGCGGCACGACCCGGCCGACCCGGAGTGGACCGGCCGCGACCGCTTCGTTCTCTCCCCGGGCCACACCTCGCTGACCCTGTACACCCAGCTCTTCCTTTCCGGGTACGAGCTGGAACTGGACGATCTGAAGGCGTTCCGGACGCACGGTTCGAAGACGCCCGGTCACCCTGAGTACGGGCACACGGCGGGTGTCGAGACGACCACCGGTCCGCTCGGTCAGGGTGTCGCCAACGCCGTGGGCATGGCGATGGCGGCTCGCTACGAGCGCGGCCTGTTCGACCCCGAGGCGCCGGAGGGCGATTCTCCCTTCGACCACACCATCTGGGCGATCGTCTCGGACGGCGACCTGGAGGAGGGTATCTCCGCCGAGGCCTCGTCCCTCGCGGGTCACCAGAAGCTCGGCAACCTCGTCTTCGTCTACGACGACAACCACATCTCCATCGAGGGCGACACGGCAACCGCCTTCTCCGAGGACGTCCTGAAGCGGTACGAGGCGTACGGCTGGCACGTCCAGCGGATCGAGCCCTCGGCCGACGGCGACATCGACGTCCGAGCGCTGTACGAGGCGCTGACCGCCGCCCGCGCCGAGACCGGGCGTCCCTCGATCATCGCGATGCGCACGATCATCGCTTGGCCTGCCCCGAACGCGCAGAACACCGAGGCCTCGCACGGCTCGGCGCTCGGCGCCGAGGAGATCGCGGCTACCAAGCGAGTCCTGGGCTTCGACCCGGAGCAGTCCTTCCAGGTGGAGCCCGAGGTACTGGCCCACGCTCGCGAGGCCCTCGACCGAGGCGCCGAGGCGCACGCCGCCTGGGACAAGCAGATCTCCGAGTGGCGCACCGCCGACCCCGAGCACGCCGAACTGTTCGACCGCGTCGTCGCCGGTCAGCTGCCCGAGGGCTGGGAGGCTGCTCTGCCGCAGTTCGAGGCGGGCACATCCGTCGCGACCCGTGCCGCGTCCGGCAAGGTGCTGCAGGCGCTCGGCGGTGTGATCCCCGAGCTGTGGGGCGGCTCCGCCGACCTCGCCGGCTCGAACAACACCACGATCGACGGGACCAGCTCCTTCCTGCCCGAGGGAAACCCGCTGCCGGAGGCCGACCCGTACGGCCGCACGGTCCACTTCGGCATCCGCGAGCATTCGATGGCCGCCGAGATGAACGGCATGGCGCTGCACGGCAACACCCGCATCTACGGCGGCACCTTCCTGGTCTTCTCCGACTACATGCGCAACGCCGTGCGCCTGTCCGCGCTGATGGAGCTTCCGGTCACGTACGTGTGGACCCACGACTCCATCGGCCTCGGCGAGGACGGCCCGACCCACCAGCCGGTCGAGCACCTGGCCTCGCTGCGCGCCATCCCCGGCCTGAACATCGTCCGCCCGGCCGACGCCAACGAGACCGTGATGGCCTGGGCCGAGATCCTCAGGCGGCACGCCACGAACCCGGCCCCGCACGGCCTCGCGCTGACGCGCCAGGGGGTGCCGACGTACGAGGCGAACCCCGAGACGGTGAAGGGGGGTTACATCCTCCGCGACTCCTCCGCCGAGACCCCTGACGTCATCCTCATCGCCACCGGCTCCGAGGTGCAGCTCGCCGTCGCGGCGCGTGAGCAGCTCGAGGCCGAGGGGGTCGGTACGCGTGTCGTGTCGATGCCGTCCGTCGAGTGGTTCGAGGAGCAATCCGCGGAGTACCGCGCGAGCGTGCTTCCGGCGTCCGTGAAGGCCCGTGTGGCGGTCGAGGCAGGGATCGGCCTGACCTGGTACCGGTACGTCGGTGACGCCGGACGCATCGTCTCCCTCGAGCACTTCGGTGCCTCCGCCGACGCCAAGACCCTGTTCGCCGAGTACGGCTTCACCGCCGAGAGCGTCGCCTCCGCCGCGCGGGAATCTCTCGCCGCCGCGCGTGGTTGA
- the tal gene encoding transaldolase: protein MTVSNTAEPLKALSEEGVSIWLDDLSRKRIASGNLAELIERKHVVGVTTNPSIFQAAIGSGEGYEEQLADLAVRGVTVDEAVRMMTTADVRAAADILRPVYDATRGRDGRVSIEVDPRLAHDTAATVAEAKQLGWLVDRPNVMIKIPATKAGLPAITEVIGLGISVNVTLIFSLERYREVMNAYLAGLEKAQASGIDLSTVHSVASFFVSRVDSEIDKRLAKVGTDEALALRGRAALANARLAYEAYEGVFAADRWTALATASANKQRPLWASTGVKEPAYKDTLYVDELVAPGTVNTMPEATLEATADHGDIHGDSVTGGYAQARADLAAVERLGISYDEVVKQLEDEGVSKFEAAWEDLLGVVATSLSSTGVEGE from the coding sequence ATCACTGTGAGCAACACCGCCGAACCCCTCAAGGCCCTCTCCGAGGAAGGCGTTTCCATCTGGCTGGACGATCTGTCCCGCAAGCGGATCGCATCTGGCAATCTCGCCGAACTCATCGAGCGGAAGCACGTGGTGGGCGTCACCACCAACCCTTCGATCTTCCAGGCCGCCATCGGCTCCGGCGAGGGGTACGAGGAGCAGCTGGCCGACCTCGCCGTGCGCGGCGTCACGGTCGACGAGGCCGTCCGCATGATGACTACCGCCGACGTCCGCGCCGCTGCCGACATCCTGCGGCCCGTGTACGACGCGACCCGCGGCCGCGACGGCAGGGTCTCCATCGAGGTCGACCCGCGCCTCGCCCACGACACCGCGGCGACCGTCGCCGAGGCCAAGCAGCTCGGATGGCTGGTCGACCGCCCGAACGTGATGATCAAGATTCCGGCGACGAAGGCCGGGCTCCCGGCGATCACCGAGGTCATCGGCCTCGGCATCAGCGTCAACGTCACGCTGATCTTCTCGCTGGAGCGCTACCGCGAGGTCATGAACGCGTACCTGGCGGGCCTGGAGAAGGCGCAGGCATCAGGCATCGACCTGTCCACTGTTCATTCGGTCGCCTCGTTCTTCGTCTCCCGCGTCGACAGCGAGATCGACAAGCGCCTTGCGAAGGTCGGCACGGACGAGGCGCTCGCACTCAGGGGCAGGGCCGCGCTCGCCAACGCCCGTCTCGCATACGAGGCGTACGAGGGCGTCTTCGCCGCCGACCGCTGGACCGCCCTCGCCACAGCGAGCGCCAACAAGCAGCGTCCTCTGTGGGCCTCGACGGGCGTCAAGGAACCCGCGTACAAGGACACCCTGTACGTCGACGAGCTGGTCGCGCCCGGCACGGTCAACACCATGCCGGAGGCGACCCTCGAAGCCACCGCCGACCACGGCGACATCCACGGCGACTCGGTGACCGGCGGCTACGCCCAGGCCCGCGCCGATCTTGCAGCCGTCGAGCGGCTCGGGATCTCGTACGACGAGGTCGTGAAGCAGCTGGAGGACGAGGGCGTCTCGAAGTTCGAGGCGGCCTGGGAAGACCTGCTGGGTGTGGTCGCGACCTCGCTGAGCAGCACGGGAGTTGAGGGAGAATGA
- the zwf gene encoding glucose-6-phosphate dehydrogenase translates to MGAGSATGPALDWNNPLRDPRDRRLPRVAGPSGLVIFGVTGDLSRKKLMPAVYDLANRGLLPPGFSLLGFARREWEDQDFAQVVHDSVREHARTEFREEVWQQLAEGMRFIPGDFDDDQAFMQLRSAVDELDASRGTSGNYAFYLSVPPKFFPKVVQQLKKHGLADAPEGSWRRAVIEKPFGHDLASARELNAIVHEVFDPDQVFRIDHYLGKETVQNILALRFTNQMYEPIWNRSYVDHVQITMAEDIGIGGRAGYYDGIGSARDVIQNHLLQLMALTAMEEPAAFDAESLLTEKLKVLKAVKLPEKLGEHTVRGQYAASWQGGEKVRGYLQEDGIDPKSTTDTYAAVKLEVDNRRWAGVPFYLRTGKRLGRRVTEIAVVFQRAPHSPFDSTATEELGANAIVIRVQPDEGMTVRFGSKVPGTSMEIRDVTMDFAYGDSFTESSPEAYERLILDVLLGDANLFPRHQEVEESWKILDPIEGYWEAHGKPAPYASGSWGPEEAHEMLARDGRSWRRP, encoded by the coding sequence ATGGGCGCCGGCAGCGCTACCGGCCCGGCCCTCGACTGGAACAACCCGCTCCGTGACCCCCGCGACCGCCGCCTTCCTCGTGTCGCGGGCCCCTCCGGCCTCGTCATTTTCGGTGTCACCGGCGACCTCTCCCGCAAGAAGCTGATGCCCGCCGTCTACGACCTCGCGAATCGGGGTCTGCTCCCGCCGGGCTTCTCGCTCCTCGGGTTCGCCCGGCGCGAGTGGGAGGACCAGGACTTCGCGCAGGTGGTGCACGACTCGGTGCGCGAGCACGCCCGCACGGAGTTCCGTGAGGAGGTCTGGCAGCAGCTGGCCGAGGGCATGCGGTTCATCCCGGGCGACTTCGACGACGACCAGGCGTTCATGCAACTCCGTTCTGCCGTCGATGAGTTGGACGCGTCTCGGGGTACCAGTGGCAACTACGCCTTCTACCTCTCGGTACCGCCGAAGTTCTTCCCGAAGGTCGTCCAGCAGCTGAAGAAGCACGGTCTCGCGGACGCGCCGGAGGGTTCCTGGCGGCGTGCGGTCATCGAGAAGCCGTTCGGCCACGACCTGGCCAGTGCGCGCGAACTGAACGCGATCGTGCACGAGGTGTTCGACCCGGACCAGGTGTTCCGTATCGACCACTACCTCGGCAAGGAGACGGTCCAGAACATCCTGGCGCTGCGCTTCACCAACCAGATGTACGAGCCCATCTGGAACCGCAGTTACGTCGACCACGTGCAGATCACGATGGCCGAGGACATCGGTATCGGCGGCCGCGCCGGTTACTACGACGGCATCGGCTCGGCCCGTGACGTCATCCAGAACCACCTTCTCCAGCTCATGGCGCTGACCGCCATGGAGGAGCCGGCCGCCTTCGACGCCGAGTCGCTGCTCACCGAGAAGCTGAAGGTCCTCAAGGCCGTGAAGCTGCCGGAGAAGCTGGGCGAGCACACTGTGCGCGGGCAGTATGCGGCGAGCTGGCAGGGTGGCGAGAAGGTGCGCGGCTATCTGCAGGAGGACGGCATCGACCCCAAGTCGACGACCGACACCTACGCGGCCGTCAAGCTGGAGGTCGACAACCGTCGCTGGGCGGGCGTCCCCTTCTATCTGCGCACCGGAAAGCGCCTCGGCCGCCGCGTGACCGAGATCGCGGTTGTCTTCCAGCGCGCGCCCCACTCGCCCTTCGACTCGACCGCCACCGAGGAGCTCGGTGCGAACGCGATCGTCATCCGTGTCCAGCCCGACGAGGGCATGACGGTGCGCTTCGGATCGAAGGTGCCGGGTACGTCGATGGAGATACGGGACGTCACGATGGACTTCGCGTACGGCGATTCCTTCACCGAGTCCAGCCCGGAGGCGTACGAACGCCTCATCCTGGACGTTCTGCTGGGCGACGCCAACCTCTTTCCCCGTCACCAAGAGGTGGAGGAGTCCTGGAAGATTCTCGACCCGATCGAGGGGTACTGGGAGGCGCACGGCAAGCCCGCGCCGTACGCGTCGGGCAGCTGGGGTCCCGAAGAAGCCCACGAGATGCTCGCACGAGACGGACGGAGCTGGCGCAGGCCATGA